A region of the Synechococcus sp. PCC 7502 genome:
AGCATTTAACTGAATATCAATCTCAACAAATATTTGCTTTAAGTAATAACGAATATCCTGTTCTGCGTGGAGTTCCCATTGAGCCAATTTTAGGAGGATACGGACAATTCAAAGAAGATGAAATTAATGCTTCGGAGTTGGGGAAAAATAATCGTACTGCCCTACAAATCATGGATCGAGCAGGTTGGCGTTAGTATTGTTGGGATAGAGTGGGATAGAAAAGCAAAGAGGGGAGAGTATATTTCCCTTAACTAAGTTCTACCATAATCCTACACTTTGACAGTACTTGACAGTAATAGAATTGTTCGAGATAATCGAACTATCGAACAAAATAAAAACTGTATGACGGAATTAATAGAAACGGCAAATGTGGTCATAGAGATTAGCGATCGCACCTTTGAACAGGAAGTAATCCAGAGCGATTTGCCTGTGATCGTAGATTTTTGGGCTAGTTGGTGTGGTCCTTGTAAAATTATTGCCCCAATTTTGACCGATATTGCCCAAGAGTATAGTGGCAGTGTTAAGGTGGTTAAACTGAATGTTGATGATAATTCAGAAACTCCCAGTCAATACGGTATTCGCAGCATTCCAACTTTAATCATTTTCAAAGATGGGAAAAAAGTTGAGTCCCTCGTGGGAGCTTTACCAAAGACGAGTATTATCAAAGCAATACAGAGTGTATTAGACAAGATTTAAGATTGAACTGCAGAATCAACTTGAAATTTACGAGTTAAATCGGATTTATCTCTAATTCACCTAAGTACATATCAACTCTATACCTAAATTCCGACCTGAATTATGAGTACGCCAAACCTATTTACCCCGATTAAACTTGGTAATCTTGAACTTGCCAACCGTATAGTCATGGCACCACTTACCCGTGGACGGGCGGATGTACGGGAAATTCCCAATGCCTTGATGCAGGAGTACTATACCCAACGAGCAAGTGCAGGGCTGATTATTTCCGAGGCTACTCATATTTCCCCCCAAGGTAGAGGCTGGTTTGGTGCACCCGGTATTTATTCGGAGGCGCAAATTCAAGCTTGGCAGCTAATTACGCAGGCAGTACATCAAAAAGGTGGGAAATTTTACTTGCAACTTTGGCACATGGGTCGAGCCTCTCATCCCGATTTTCAACCTAATGGGGAACTGCCCGTGTCTGCTTCAGCGATCGCCATTAGAGGAGAAGTTTCAACTCCTTCTGGGAAGAAACCCCATGTTGCGCCCCGTGCCTTAGAAATTGCTGAAATTCCCCAAATTGTTCAAGATTATGTGGTTGCTGCTAAAAATGCGATCGCTGCGGGTTTTGATGGCGTAGAAATTCATGGAGCTAATGGTTATTTAATCGATCAGTTTTTACGGGATGGCTCTAATCAACGCACCGACGACTATGGGGGTAGTATCGAGAATCGTGCCAGGTTTCTATTGGAAGTTACGGGTGCTGTGGTGGATGCGATCGGTGGTGATCGAGTCGCCCTAAGACTTTCCCCAACGAATACTTACAATGATATGAGCGATCGTGATCCTGTTGCCACATTTACCTATGCTGTGGAAAAATTAAATGCCTTTGGTTTAGCATATTTACATATTTTAGAAGCTCTACCCGGACATCCTTTAGCTGCCGAAGGCACAAGAGTTTCTCCCCATTTACGCAAAATTTTTAAGGGTTTATACATGCTCAATGGTGGTTACGATCAACAAACTGGGGAAGCAGCGATCGCTAACGGTGAAGCAGACCTAATTGCCTATGGGGTACCGTTTATTGCCAATCCAGACTTAGTGGAAAGGTTCCGTCTTGGATCAGCCTTAAATCCACCCGATCAATCAACTTTTTATACCCACGGAGCAGAGGGCTATATTGACTATCCTACGCTTTCTTAAAACTTCTCAGACTTAGGGATATTTTATTAAGCCTATAATACTAACAGCCTTGAGCGGCTTTAGAAATTTGTTAAAAAGTAATGTCTCTATTCTGTTTATTATGGTGATTTTTCTTCTTTTAAGTTAGCTACAGCCTGTTTCACTGCTAAGGGATAGGTTGGTGTGTGGGACTGCGCCTATAGTCTGATTCTACTCATAAAATAGTATTAAATTTGCGCTCTCAGTCTTTGAAAAACCTATTACTGTATTCTTTTATTCGGAAGGGAGTAGGTTAAGGCAGACTATTTATGTAGGGTTATAGCGTGAAAAATTTGGCAAAATGAGTTTAATCTTAAATATCCTCTGGCTAATCTGTGGTGGTCTGATTGTTGGAATTGTTTATATGGTCGGCGGTTTGCTGCTATGTCTAACTATCATTGGCATTCCCTTTGGGTTGCAGTGCATAAAACTTGGGGCAGCAACTATGACCCCATTTGGCAAGCAGTTAGTGGAATCTCCCCATGCCTACAGCCCTTTAAGTACTGTATTTAATATTATTTGGGTCATATTTTTTGGTATTCCGATCGCTCTAGCTCATATTACCCATGCCATTCCTTTATTCATCTCGATTATTGGGATTCCCTTCGGCATACAGCACATTAAGCTAGTACCTTTGGCTCTTTTCCCCTTTGGACGAGATTTAGTATAAGTTTTAACAGTTAAAGGCTCAGATTAGGGCAAGTACTGTAATATTAGTTAATCTTCGGTAATATCTAAGCAATATTTAAGAATATTTCTGGAATAAATCTAGATATTCTTACAGCTTGTTGCAGGTTTGTTTAATACGAGGTGTAGG
Encoded here:
- a CDS encoding alkene reductase translates to MSTPNLFTPIKLGNLELANRIVMAPLTRGRADVREIPNALMQEYYTQRASAGLIISEATHISPQGRGWFGAPGIYSEAQIQAWQLITQAVHQKGGKFYLQLWHMGRASHPDFQPNGELPVSASAIAIRGEVSTPSGKKPHVAPRALEIAEIPQIVQDYVVAAKNAIAAGFDGVEIHGANGYLIDQFLRDGSNQRTDDYGGSIENRARFLLEVTGAVVDAIGGDRVALRLSPTNTYNDMSDRDPVATFTYAVEKLNAFGLAYLHILEALPGHPLAAEGTRVSPHLRKIFKGLYMLNGGYDQQTGEAAIANGEADLIAYGVPFIANPDLVERFRLGSALNPPDQSTFYTHGAEGYIDYPTLS
- a CDS encoding YccF domain-containing protein — protein: MSLILNILWLICGGLIVGIVYMVGGLLLCLTIIGIPFGLQCIKLGAATMTPFGKQLVESPHAYSPLSTVFNIIWVIFFGIPIALAHITHAIPLFISIIGIPFGIQHIKLVPLALFPFGRDLV
- the trxA gene encoding thioredoxin — its product is MEQNKNCMTELIETANVVIEISDRTFEQEVIQSDLPVIVDFWASWCGPCKIIAPILTDIAQEYSGSVKVVKLNVDDNSETPSQYGIRSIPTLIIFKDGKKVESLVGALPKTSIIKAIQSVLDKI